A genomic segment from Anabas testudineus chromosome 6, fAnaTes1.2, whole genome shotgun sequence encodes:
- the pdf gene encoding peptide deformylase, mitochondrial, translating to MNTKSCVSLLQLSRMGLRLYTSAAPLGSLTAVTSSCLSHISSVPCRRSYCSNIKVRSYLEYMKRKVISPPSPPYSHVCQVGDPVLRAHAAAVDPAAITGPEIQKVINTMVKVMRKLECVGLSAPQIGVPLRILALEYPQKMLEESSLTSREARGLSVQPLRIFVNPQLRVLDGHTVLFQEGCESISGFSATVPRYLSVEVSGLNEKGEAATWQASGWPARILQHEMDHLDGVLYIDRMDSKTFINTKWQMYNE from the exons atGAACACAAAATCATGCGTCTCCCTGCTCCAGCTCTCCAGGATGGGGCTCAGACTTTACACATCTGCAGCCCCTCTGGGCAGTCTAACAGCAGTGACTTCCAGTTGTCTTTCACATATCTCATCTGTGCCCTGTAGACGCTCTTACTGCAGCAACATCAAGGTGCGCTCCTATCTTGAGTACATGAAACGCAAGGTCATATCTCCTCCCAGCCCCCCGTACAGTCACGTGTGCCAGGTAGGGGACCCGGTTCTGCGTGCACATGCAGCTGCTGTTGACCCTGCTGCTATAACAGGTCCTGAGATCCAAAAGGTCATCAACACTATGGTGAAAGTAATGCGGAAACTTGAGTGTGTGGGGCTGAGTGCACCCCAGATCGGAGTGCCTCTCCGCATCTTGGCTCTGGAATATCCCCAGAAGATGTTGGAAGAGAGTTCGCTCACATCCAGGGAGGCCCGTGGGCTCTCCGTACAGCCCCTGAGGATCTTTGTGAACCCCCAGCTGAGAGTCCTGGATGGACACACTGTGCTCTTTCAGGAGGGATGTGAAAGCATCTCCGGCTTTTCGGCCACAGTTCCTCGCTACCTGTCTGTAGAAGTGTCTG GTCTGAATGAAAAAGGTGAAGCAGCAACATGGCAGGCCAGCGGCTGGCCAGCCCGCATCCTCCAACACGAGATGGACCACCTGGATGGCGTCCTATATATCGACCGCATGGACAGCAAGACCTTCATCAACACCAAGTGGCAGATGTACAATGAATAG
- the spata2l gene encoding spermatogenesis-associated protein 2-like protein, producing the protein MSSSRQMLVAAYDHSLEQQIVGRGSNLACRDEELWNKMEGLLKDGNAQETHCLGLDPLRVMEESLMEAAAAAPAPAPNGGQGKARRGLQSLAKVFEVLEQAALNLYLGPWRKEYRVVKMYSGMFTHYIKPVLSMPQIKKVFGLLGYQPSLSRQEQLCLQSRTNPNSLDNLLRLSCAFFLARCECRLLAMALGSHVGEAEWELNVVRERKMGHSVQVALENTMKTLKSNQSVMEQIDTELDEDLYTDKQDIRGQREAVVIDDEGPRSLTWVTQSSASPQALKALNNEVTSLPPSVSLTTREHTCISTLNCQLTKTSPAESDTPRSSSANKRQGRRHCEESTFDKADPSLQSLSKREAEANQLCSCPQSPHLFPNHCVQCETFNNFSGALLSHCIMEDYNVPTSDGTNEALNGSGSELQQSESLRVNHVSAEQNSSGVMSSLPLCDGPKSIMPSCQPIVYHECCNLAQLDPRVLCVSCCVFHSGSCRERDYCQIHHTVKKLGVCECGKVCSRKPLVLCRYCGNEYCSDCWYRSPLVCKCGQAFDQSSSV; encoded by the exons ATGAGCAGCTCTAGGCAGATGTTAGTGGCCGCCTATGATCACAGTTTGGAGCAGCAGATTGTGGGACGAGGCTCCAACCTGGCATGTAGGGATGAGGAGCTGTGGAATAAGATGGAGGGGCTGCTGAAGGATGGAAATGCTCAGGAGACACACTGCCTGGGTCTGGATCCGCTGAGGGTGATGGAAGAGTCGCTAATGgaggcggcagcagcagcaccagcaccagcacccaACGGTGGGCAAGGCAAAGCCAGACGGGGATTGCAAAGCCTGGCTAAAGTATTTGAGGTCCTTGAGCAAGCGGCCCTGAACCTGTACCTTGGCCCCTGGAGGAAGGAATACAGAGTTGTCAAG ATGTACTCTGGTATGTTTACCCACTACATCAAACCGGTGCTTTCGATGCCTCAGATCAAGAAAGTGTTTGGCCTATTGGGGTACCAGCCAAGCTTGTCACGACAGGAGCAGCTCTGTCTTCAGTCCAGAACTAACCCCAACTCTCTGGACAACCTTCTCCGCTTGTCTTGTGCCTTTTTCCTGGCCCGTTGCGAGTGTCGCCTCCTTGCAATGGCCCTGGGAAGCCATGTTGGTGAGGCAGAGTGGGAGCTGAATGTGGTGAGGGAGAGGAAGATGGGACACAGTGTTCAG GTCGCCTTGGAAAACACAATGAAGACATTGAAGAGCAACCAGTCAGTGATGGAGCAGATTGATACAGAACTGGACGAGGATCTGTACACAGATAAACAAGATATTAGGGGGCAGAGAGAGGCGGTTGTCATAGATGACGAAGGTCCCCGCTCTTTAACCTGGGTGACTCAAAGCAGTGCATCTCCCCAAGCCTTGAAGGCACTCAACAATGAAGTGACATCACTGCCCCCGTCCGTCTCCCTGACCACCAGAGAGCACACCTGCATCTCTACACTCAACTGCCAGTTAACCAAGACCTCGCCTGCAGAGTCAGACACTCCCAGAAGCTCTTCAGCCAACAAGCGGCAAGGCAGACGCCACTGTGAGGAGTCGACGTTTGACAAAGCAGATCCCAGCTTACAGTCACTCAGCAAGAGGGAGGCAGAAGCCAACCAATTATGCAGCTGTCCCCAGTCCCCTCATCTTTTTCCTAATCACTGTGTTCAATGCGAAACCTTTAACAATTTCAGCGGTGCCTTGCTTTCACATTGCATAATGGAGGACTACAATGTGCCGACCTCTGACGGTACAAATGAAGCACTGAATGGATCTGGCTCAGAGTTACAACAGAGCGAAAGCCTAAGAGTGAACCATGTGAGTGCAGAACAAAACAGCAGTGGAGTGATGTCCTCCTTACCTCTGTGTGATGGCCCTAAATCCATAATGCCATCTTGTCAACCAATCGTCTACCATGAATGCTGCAACCTCGCCCAGCTGGACCCTCGTGTTCTGTGCGTCAGCTGCTGTGTCTTCCACTCTGGGTCCTGCAGAGAGCGAGACTACTGCCAAATCCACCACACCGTCAAAAAGCTAggcgtgtgtgagtgtgggaaGGTGTGCTCCAGAAAGCCTCTGGTTCTGTGCAGATATTGTGGGAATGAGTATTGTAGTGATTGTTGGTACAGGAGTCCTCTTGTATGCAAATGTGGCCAAGCTTTTGACCAGTCATCATCTGTGTGA
- the LOC113165322 gene encoding uncharacterized protein LOC113165322 has protein sequence MEGRKLQANTKRFQSFPKLPVWIIEYIWAHKMMDIQEVVDPSHWPDMDSQPLSLEDTWRLRVTSAQVYSIVKNRDVENFERVMGFLEATYRLLPGLVAPIKHMKIMFGLKTMVIMWMLRMGRGMVDTVFKIIKFFPSKLPQYQDQCSHHDMFLMRKNHLDFKTLAESLATDKDKLEDYMKKHMEEQYGEHYAQKVEDRLLHYLHKLETVLPGDTYIDKLLKKSSPVTEEEKLLLEVVTCDSTSIATTLKTLLHCDFASCRQARSSQSSENRESEMESSPLSKSVLNGSSSKAVLKPRMEEKSSDKGHEDICQRSREPASSPHFCSKHQRWVKSILQECPDECSDELLHQANASLSPPLFHSLSSTSSSQDLTPSDLVPCPPDQHSPFKDPYPASDAQPSEQTQPEEKHSPELVRDSSQTEPLPNESSPRHIVLPALLSPVVRLVDILSVTRSCPTIKPHQQSANHFTMFSNKKAASTPQLLTYPHCSTSENKDSLSTQPESVDLPNATYKLQTAPASSSCQPRNLRPFSKLSRKYKGTCSNTRHSQTHEFSQNPLDEQTKITLPTFQKTCPPLLDFIVSPTIDSSTSTSQSVHSGSLLSLCKANQIPSPTTSSQAFYQNSPKPLPQGHSPFQLNTLPSSTVVPSASNSDCLAISLDTSKVSRTWMTSSLLRQAVPLQSTMLQPSVSITRLSSRECYRITKGRCSARCAEPVLQGRNEEEMRKEEEEDADSSFDPNCLYSSHSSSDSEGWTDFDPDYKPCIKKKRLLLEYEAARILDHI, from the exons ATGGAAGGAAGGAAGCTGCAGGCTAACACGAAACGTTTCCAGAGTTTCCCCAAGTTACCGGTGTGGATCATAGAGTATATCTGGGCTCACAAGATGATGGATATACAAGAAG TAGTGGACCCTTCCCATTGGCCAGACATGGACTCCCAGCCTCTGAGCCTTGAAGATACATGGAGGCTGCGCGTTACCTCTGCCCAGGTATATTCCATTGTGAAGAACAGAGATGTAGAAAACTTTGAACGAGTGATGGGTTTTCTGGAAGCTACTTACAGACTTCTACCTGGACTGGTGGCTCCCATCAAACATATGAAGATCATGTTTGGTCTCAAGACTATG GTCATTATGTGGATGCTGAGGATGGGCAGAGGAATGGttgacacagtttttaaaataattaagttCTTCCCAAGTAAACTACCTCAATACCAAGATCAGTGT AGCCATCATGACATGTTTCTCATGAGGAAGAATCACCTGGACTTTAAGACTCTGGCAGAATCTCTCGCCACAGACAAGGACAAACTTGAAGATTATATGAAG AAACACATGGAGGAGCAGTATGGTGAACACTATGCACAGAAAGTAGAGGACAGGCTGCTGCACTATCTACACAAGCTGGAGACTGTGTTACCAGGAGATACTTACATTGACAAG TTACTGAAGAAATCAAGTCCTGTGACTGAAGAGGAGAAGCTACTGTTGGAAGTGGTTACCTGTGACTCCACAAGCATAGCAACAACTTTAAAgacactgctgcactgtg ATTTTGCATCATGTCGTCAGGCCAGGAGTTCTCAATCatcagaaaacagagagagtgaaatGGAAAGCTCTCCGTTGTCAAAGTCTGTTCTGAATGGCAGCTCTTCAAAGGCTGTTCTCAAGCCTAGGATGGAAGAAAAAAGCAGTGACAAAGGACATGAGGACATCTGTCAGAGAAGCAGGGAGcctgcctcctctcctcatttCTGCTCGAAACACCAGAGATGGGTGAAGAGCATCCTGCAGGAGTGTCCGGACGAGTGCTCAGATGAGCTGCTACATCAGGCCAATGCTTCTTTATCTCCCCCGCTGTTCCACTCATTGTCATCCACATCTTCATCACAGGACCTCACCCCATCTGACCTCGTCCCATGTCCCCCTGACCAACATTCACCCTTCAAAGATCCTTACCCAGCTTCAGACGCCCAGCCTTCTGAACAAACGCAGCCCGAAGAGAAGCACAGCCCTGAATTAGTAAGGGATAGCTCTCAAACAGAACCTCTTCCTAATGAGTCTTCGCCCAGACACATTGTTCTGCCTGCTCTGTTGTCGCCAGTGGTTCGACTGGTTGACATTCTCTCAGTTACAAGGAGCTGTCCTACCATTAAACCCCATCAGCAATCTGCAAATCATTTCACCATGTTTAGTAACAAAAAGGCAGCTTCCACTCCCCAGCTACTAACCTATCCTCATTGCAGTACCTCAGAGAACAAAGACTCTTTGTCAACTCAACCAGAAAGCGTTGATCTTCCAAATGCGACATACAAATTACAAACAGCTCCTGCATCTTCCAGCTGTCAGCCAAGAAATTTACGGCCTTTTTCCAAACTCTCAAGAAAGTATAAAGGGACTTGCAGTAACACCAGACATTCACAGACTCACGAATTTAGTCAAAACCCTTTAGATGAACAGACCAAAATAACCCTACCTACCTTTCAGAAGACTTGTCCTCCCTTGCTGGACTTCATTGTTTCTCCTACAATTGACAGTTCTACCTCTACTTCTCAGTCAGTTCATTCAGGGAGTCTGTTGTCACTCTGCAAAGCAAATCAAATCCCTTCACCTACCACATCATCTCAAGCTTTCTATCAGAACTCCCCCAAGCCTCTTCCACAGGGGCACAGTCCTTTTCAATTAAATACACTACCATCCTCCACTGTTGTCCCCTCTGCCTCCAACTCTGATTGTCTGGCCATCAGTCTTGACACCAGCAAAGTCAGCAGAACCTGGATGACATCATCACTTCTGAGACAGGCTGTGCCGCTGCAGTCCACGATGCTACAGCCCTCCGTGAGTATAACTAGGCTGAGCTCTCGTGAGTGTTACCGCATTACCAAGGGGAGATGCTCAGCCAGGTGCGCAGAGCCTGTGTTGCAAGGCAGAAATGAAGAGGAaatgaggaaggaggaggaagaagatgcGGATTCTTCTTTTGATCCAAACTGTCTTTACTCCAGTCATTCTTCAAGTGACAGTGAGGGCTGGACTGATTTTGACCCAGACTACAAACCTTGCATTAAAAAGAAGAGACTACTCCTGGAGTATGAGGCTGCTCGGATCCTGGACCATATATGA
- the si:dkey-238o13.4 gene encoding SDR family oxidoreductase, whose translation MANSDRVVLALGGAGTVGSGIVKALLDKGFKVAVISRDSSRLEKLQSFVSPNTKDNLTTIVGDVGSEDGAEKAKQALLKAVGKVTDIVSSLGFSWWQGGPPHTQSLKDLHWVIETLLFSTFVSWKAFFPLVRDDSSCTYTFITGGAGEKLLMPGTGFLTVGAASTLAFCQVLREEYPEVPCKLNQVKIDAGVSTPERMAPGYLNHLDLGEGVATLVERRNTSHTVFTINSPADLKNILLERNL comes from the exons ATGGCAAACTCGGACAGGGTTGTGTTAGCTCTGGGAGGAGCGGGGACAGTGGGCTCTGGGATCGTCAAGGCACTGCTGGATAAAG gttttaaAGTGGCAGTGATCTCCAGGGACAGCAGCCGGCTGGAGAAGCTCCAGTCGTTCGTCTCTCCCAACACCAAGGATAACCTCACGACCATAGTGGGGGATGTAG GCTCAGAGGATGGAGCAGAGAAGGCAAAGCAGGCCCTGCTGAAGGCAGTGGGCAAGGTGACAGACATCGTTTCCTCCCTGGGCTTCAGCTGGTGGCAGGGAGGACCTCCTCACACCCAGTCTCTCAAAGACCTGCACTGG GTAATTGAGACGTTGCTTTTCAGCACATTTGTGTCATGGAAGGCCTTCTTCCCTTTGGTGAGGGACGACTCCAGCTGTACTTACACCTTCATCACTG gaggagcaggagaaaagTTGCTGATGCCTGGTACGGGCTTCCTGACAGTGGGAGCTGCCAGCACCCTGGCCTTCTGCCAGGTTCTACGAGAGGAGTACCCTGAGGTGCCCTGCAAACTCAACCAG GTGAAGATCGACGCAGGTGTATCCACCCCAGAGCGCATGGCACCCGGCTACCTGAACCACCTGGACTTGGGCGAGGGTGTTGCCACACTTGTGGAAAGACGGAACACCTCCCACACTGTCTTCACCATCAACAGTCCCGCAGACCTAAAAAACATCCTTCTGGAGAGGAACCTTTAG